Proteins encoded in a region of the Ursus arctos isolate Adak ecotype North America unplaced genomic scaffold, UrsArc2.0 scaffold_2, whole genome shotgun sequence genome:
- the LOC130544234 gene encoding zinc finger protein ZFPM1-like, giving the protein MVPSYRAGSAEHIGNGRELTCGLPSPAHAPQRAPNNNRQQSPSSHYADKRGGGHVPLREGGFGEGAQGSAPGGGSVRARAPGRVLPVCARVRACVCVCPGAPGARADALARVPSEASSWVPPALLPSARTAAGRGAPGLVRVRAALRLPAGTACSRTAAPGQPARPLRASRGEGVGVRRGQPAAGRGHRAVPRPGPAAGGLVASPPCPPPSVCSAWFSGPARGAPEISLSLFKQTVACLLFGKQRNKSGNGHELWSQVCCWPSVLHSHCPDVNRDLAFSPREKGKAHGHTVLGSWAHRRNADIVLMRTPVCTVYTVNVCNLQDCGPTLERQNLSPGPAEAKGQAPRRSHMEIPPCEMFPSTLNPF; this is encoded by the exons ATGGTACCCTCATACCGCGCAGGCTCGGCCGAGCACATCGGCAACGGCCGGGAGCTCACCTGCGGCCTCCCCAGCCCAGCACATGCCCCCCAGCGAGCCCCCAACAACAACCGGCAGCAAAGCCCCAGCAGCCACTACGCAGACAAAAGAGGCGGCGGTCACGTG CCGCTGAGGGAGGGGGGCTTCGGGGAGGGGGCCCAGGGGAGCGCGCCCGGGGGGGGgagtgtgcgtgcgcgtgcgccCGGGCGCGTGCTCCccgtgtgtgcgcgcgtgcgcgcgtgtgtgtgtgtatgcccgGGCGCGCCCGGTGCGCGCGCGGATGCTCTGGCGCGCGTGCCATCGGAGGCCAGCAGCTGGGTACCACCGGCGCTGCTGCCCTCGGCGCGGACAGCGGCTGGACGCGGGGCACCGGGGCTCGTCCGGGTCCGCGCCGCCCTGCGTCTCCCCGCCGGGACCGCCTGCTCCCGCACCGCAGCCCCGGGGCAGCCCGCGCGGCCCCTGCGTGCCTCCCGCGGGGAAGGCGTGGGCGTCCGCCGCGGACAGCCTGCTGCGGGTCGCGGCCACCGCGCGGTGCCTCGGCCTGGCCCTGCTGCAGGAGGCCTAGTTGCGTCACCGCCCTGTCCTCCGCCCTCCGTCTGCTCGGCGTGGTTCTCGGGCCCCGCTAGAGG AGCTCCCGAAATATCTTTGTCGTTATTTAAACAAACAGTTGCGTGCTTGCTGTTTGGGAAGCAGAGGAATAAGAGTGGAAATGGGCATGAACTTTGGAGTCAGGTCTGCTGTTGGCCGTCTGTGTTACATTCA CATTGTCCAGATGTGAACCGAGATTTGGCCTTTTCacccagagaaaaaggaaaggctcATGGGCACACAGTGCTGGGATcgtgggcacaca GGAGAAATGCTGACATCGTGTTGATGAGGACTCCAGTCTGCACAGTATATACAGTAAATGTCTGTAACCTCCAGGACTGCGGGCCCACCCTGGAAAGGCAGAACCTCTCCCCAGGTCCTGCAGAGGCCAAGGGTCAGGCCCCAAGGAGAAGCCACATGGAAATTCCACCCTGTGAAATGTTTCCCTCCACACTCAACCCTTTCTGA